In one Saimiri boliviensis isolate mSaiBol1 chromosome 3, mSaiBol1.pri, whole genome shotgun sequence genomic region, the following are encoded:
- the TLR3 gene encoding toll-like receptor 3, with protein MRQTLPYIYFWGGLLPFGMLCVSSANKCTVSHEVADCSHLKLTQVPDDLPTNITVLNLTHNQLRRLPAANFTRYSQLTILDVGFNTISKLEPELCQKLPMLKVWNLQHNELSQLSDKTFVFCTNLTELHLMSNSIQKIKNDPFKNQKNLITLDLSHNGLSSTKLGTQVQLENLQELLLSNNKIQALKSEELDFLANSSLKKLELSSNQIKEFSPGCFHAIGRLFGLFLNNVQLGPSLTEKLCLELANTSVRSLSLSNSQLSTTSNTTFLGLKWTNLTMLDLSHNNLNVVGNDSFAWLPHLEYFFLEYNNIQHLFSHSLHGLFSVRYLNLKRSFSKQSTSLDSLPKIDDFSFQWLKCLEHLNMDDNDIPGIKSNMFTGLINLKYLGLSNSFTSLRTLTNETFVSLAHSPLHLLNLTKNKISKIESGAFSWLGHLQVLDLGLNEIGQELTGQEWRGLEEIFEIYLSYNKYLQLTRNSFALVPSLQRLMLRRVALKNVDSSPSPFQPLRNLTILDLSNNNIANINDDTLDGLEKLEILDLQHNNLARLWKHANPGGPVYFLKGLSHLHILNLESNGFDEIPVEVFKDLSELKIIDLGLNNLNILPASVFDNQVSLKSLNLQKNLITSVEKKVFGPAFRNLRDLDMRFNPFDCTCESIAWFVNWINETHTNIPELSSRYLCNTPPHYHGFPVGLFDTASCKDSAPFELFFIISTSILLIFIFMVLLIHFEGWRITFYWNVSVHRVLGFKEIDRQTEQFEYAAYIIHAQKDKDWVWEHFSPMEEEDKSLKFCLEERDFEAGVFELEAIVNSIKRSRKIIFVITHHLLKDPLCKRFKVHHAVQQAIEQNLDSIILIFLEEIPDYKLNHALCLRRGMFKSHCILNWPVQKERISAFHHKLRVALGSKNSVH; from the exons ATGAGACAGACTTTGCCTTACATCTACTTTTGGGGGGGACTTTTGCCCTTTGGGATGCTGTGTGTATCCTCTGCCAACAAATGCACTGTTAGCCATGAAGTTGCTGACTGCAGCCATCTGAAGTTGACTCAGGTACCCGATGACCTCCCCACAAACATAACAGTGTTGAATCTTACCCATAATCAACTCAGAAGACTACCGGCGGCCAATTTTACAAGGTATAGCCAGCTAACTATCTTGGATGTAGGATTTAACACCATCTCAAAACTGGAGCCAGAATTGTGCCAAAAACTTCCCATGCTAAAAGTTTGGAACCTCCAGCACAATGAGCTGTCTCAACTTTCTGATAAAACTTTTGTCTTCTGCACGAATTTGACTGAACTCCACCTCATGTCCAACTCaatccagaaaattaaaaatgatccCTTTAAAAACCAGAAG AATTTAATCACATTAGATCTGTCTCATAATGGCTTGTCATCTACAAAATTAGGAACTCAGGTTCAGCTGGAAAATCTCCAAGAGCTTCTATTATCAAACAATAAAATCCAAGCACTGAAAAGCGAAGAACTTGATTTCCTCGCcaattcatctttaaaaaagttaGAGTTGTcatcaaatcaaataaaagag TTTTCCCCAGGGTGTTTTCATGCAATTGGAAGATTATTCGGCCTCTTTCTCAACAATGTCCAGCTGGGTCCCAGCCTCACAGAGAAGCTATGTTTGGAATTAGCAAACACAAGCGTTCGGAGTCTGTCTCTGAGTAACAGCCAGCTGTCCACCACCAGCAACACAACTTTCTTGGGTCTGAAGTGGACAAATCTCACCATGCTGGATCTGTCCCACAACAACTTAAATGTAGTTGGTAACGATTCCTTTGCGTGGCTGCCACATCTAGAGTATTTCTTCCTGGAGTATAACAACATACAGCATTTGTTCTCTCACTCTTTGCACGGGCTTTTCAGTGTGCGGTACCTGAATTTGAAACGGTCTTTTTCTAAACAAAGTACTTCCCTTGATTCGCTCCCCAAGATTGATGATTTTTCCTTTCAGTGGCTAAAATGTTTGGAACATCTTAACATGGACGATAATGATATTCCAGGCATCAAAAGCAATATGTTCACAGGATTGATAAACCTGAAATACTTGGGTCTATCCAACTCCTTTACAAGTTTGCGGACTTTGACAAACGAAACCTTTGTATCACTTGCTCATTCTCCCCTACACCTACTCAACCTAACCAAgaataaaatctcaaaaatagaGAGTGGTGCTTTCTCTTGGTTGGGTCACCTACAAGTACTTGACCTGGGCCTTAATGAAATTGGGCAAGAACTCACAGGCCAGGAATGGAGAGGTCTAgaagaaatttttgaaatctatctTTCCTACAATAAGTACCTGCAACTGACTAGGAACTCCTTTGCCCTGGTCCCAAGCCTTCAACGACTGATGCTCCGAAGGGTAGCCCTTAAAAATGTGGATAGTTCTCCTTCGCCGTTCCAGCCTCTTCGGAACTTGACCATTCTGGACCTAAGCAACAATAACATAGCCAACATCAACGATGACACGTTGGACGGTCTTGAGAAACTGGAAATTCTGGATTTGCAGCATAACAACTTAGCCCGGCTCTGGAAACATGCAAACCCTGGTGGTCCTGTTTATTTTCTAAAGGGTCTGTCCCATCTCCACATCCTTAACTTGGAGTCTAACGGCTTTGACGAGATCCCCGTTGAGGTCTTCAAGGATTTATCTGAACTAAAGATCATCGATTTAGGATTGAATAATTTAAACATACTTCCAGCTTCTGTCTTTGATAATCAGGTGTCTCTAAAGTCACTGAACCTTCAGAAGAATCTCATAACATCAGTGGAGAAGAAGGTTTTCGGGCCAGCTTTCAGGAACCTGCGTGATTTAGACATGCGTTTTAATCCCTTTGATTGCACGTGTGAGAGCATCGCCTGGTTTGTTAATTGGATTAATGAGACCCATACCAACATCCCTGAGCTGTCAAGCCGCTACCTCTGCAATACGCCGCCTCACTATCACGGGTTCCCAGTGGGGCTTTTTGATACAGCATCCTGCAAAGACAGTGCCCCTTTTGAACTCTTTTTCATAATCAGTACCAGTATCctattgatttttatctttatggTACTTCTCATCCACTTTGAGGGCTGGAGGATAACTTTTTACTGGAATGTTTCAGTACATCGAGTTCTTGGTTTCAAAgaaatagacagacagacagaacaGTTTGAATATGCGGCATATATAATTCATGCCCAAAAAGACAAGGATTGGGTCTGGGAACACTTCTCCCCAATGGAAGAGGAAGACAAATCTCTCAAATTTTGTCTGGAAGAAAGGGACTTTGAGGCAGGTGTTTTCGAACTGGAAGCAATTGTTAACAGCatcaaaagaagcagaaaaattattttcgTTATAACACACCATCTATTAAAAGACCCGTTATGCAAAAG ATTCAAGGTACATCATGCAGTTCAACAAGCTATTGAACAAAATCTAGATTCCATTATACTGATTTTCCTTGAGGAGATTCCAGATTATAAACTGAACCATGCACTCTGCTTGCGAAGAGGAATGTTTAAATCTCACTGCATCTTGAACTGGCCGGTTCAGAAAGAACGGATCAGCGCCTTTCATCATAAATTGCGAGTAGCACTGGGATCCAAAAACTCagtacattaa